The proteins below are encoded in one region of Gopherus flavomarginatus isolate rGopFla2 chromosome 12, rGopFla2.mat.asm, whole genome shotgun sequence:
- the EME1 gene encoding crossover junction endonuclease EME1 isoform X2 — translation MALQSDESDVEDLPKFTFLKEQPPAVKSSSCQTPSKERVVVICSSDSGESSPPSPGLEKFPGNRDSDRASSCKDAIARLSSESEEDEEIIPLSERLRGKLVNSELSKTSILLSEAQQLSSCDAVCKARGTVLRQNYKQVVTDCREQLLPKASDTQTRTPVSSWEISDSDQDDATEDSKRVLLHQPPVCLSDSPTQNSRSLVAEASSEMSPLQKKSKHSQEERERARQAALQRRREREVQKGQREQDRERKKALANMLKAQRPEECLKHITVVLDPVLLQIEGGGQVLSALQSMNCGCVIESQAVPCSITWRRRRAGSSQAEEGSWIEEPNILVLVRLEDFVSMIYSYRQEVQGGTEGPKETLRSFVACVMERAPGKTLALAVVELEKYFRSHKVQPRKKLRQAVLNGSQVEGQGKRKKRKGKRDSGPELSRVKVEEALVDLQLHTGVQVRILESWKELGDFASTFTKAVAEAPFKQEREKTGFSFYLESEWCRGVKVDRSGKGLSQVWKRQIQQFNRVSLEMASAIVAAYPSPLLLDQW, via the exons ATGGCCCTGCAGTCGGATGAGAGCGACGTTGAGGACCTGCCAAAGTTCACTTTTCTAAAGGAACAGCCTCCTGCGGTaaaaagcagcagctgccagaCTCCTTCAAAGGAGAGAGTTGTGGTGATCTGCAGCTCTGACTCAGGGGaatcctctcctccttccccggGGCTGGAAAAGTTCCCTGGCAACCGGGATTCTGACCGAGCCAGCTCTTGTAAGGATGCGATTGCAAGGCTGAGCAGTGAGagtgaggaggatgaggagataATACCCTTGTCTGAAAGACTAAGGGGGAAATTGGTGAACAGCGAGTTGTCCAAAACTAGTATTCTGCTTTCTGAGGCCCAGCAACTGAGTAGCTGTGATGCAGTGTGTAAAGCTAGGGGTACTGTGCTCCGTCAGAACTACAAACAAGTGGTTACTGACTGCAGAGAACAGTTGCTGCCAAAGGCTTCTGACACCCAGACAAGAACCCCTGTCTCATCCTGGGAAATTTCAGATAGTGACCAAGATGATGCCACAGAGGATTCCAAGAGGGTACTTTTGCACCAGCCTCCAGTTTGTCTATCAGACTCTCCAACCCAGAATAGCAGGTCTCTGGTGGCAGAGGCAAGTTCAGAAATGTCCCCCCTTCAGAAGAAGTCGAAACACAgccaagaggagagagagagggctcGTCAGGCTGCGTTGCAGAGGAGGAGGGAGCGGGAAGTGCAGAAAGGGCAGCGGGAACAGGACCGAGAGAGGAAAAAGGCACTTGCCAACATGCTGAAGGCCCAGCGACCAGAGGAGTGCCTGAAGCACATAACAGTGGTGCTGGATCCAG TTCTCTTGCAGATAGAAGGAGGTGGGCAAGTCCTCAGTGCTTTGCAGTCCATGAACTGTGGCTGTGTGATTGAGAGTCAGGCTGTTCCCTGTAGCAtcacctggaggaggaggagggctgggtCATCTCAG GCTGAAGAAGGCAGTTGGATAGAAGAACCCAATATCCTGGTTCTGGTTCGCCTGGAGGATTTTGTATCCATGATCTACAGCTACAGGCAG GAAGTCCAGGGTGGCACAGAAGGACCGAAAGAGACTTTACGGAGCTTCGTAGCTTGTGTCATGGAGAGAGCTCCTGGGAAAACTCTAGCACTGGCTGTAGTTGAACTAGAAAAATATTTCAG ATCTCACAAAGTTCAGCCCCGGAAGAAGCTGCGGCAGGCAGTGCTGAATGGAAGCCAAGTAGAAGGACAAGGGAAACGGAAAAAACGGAAGGGAAAGCGGGATTCTGGCCCAGAGCTGTCCAGGGTGAAAGTGGAAGAA GCATTGGTCGATCTGCAGCTTCACACAGGAGTCCAGGTTAGAATCCTCGAGAGCTGGAAGGAACTTGGAGACTTTGCCAGTACGTTCACCAAAGCAGTAGCTGAAGCACCATTCAA gcaagAGCGAGAGAAGACCGGCTTCTCCTTCTACTTGGAGAGTGAGTGGTGTAGAGGGGTGAAGGTGGACCGCTCAGGGAAGGGACTCTCGCAGGTTTGGAAGAGGCAGATCCAACAGTTCAACCGGGTGAGTCTGGAGATGGCCAGTGCCATTGTGGCCGCATACCCTTCTCCGCTGCTTCTGGATCAG TGGTGA
- the EME1 gene encoding crossover junction endonuclease EME1 isoform X1 has protein sequence MALQSDESDVEDLPKFTFLKEQPPAVKSSSCQTPSKERVVVICSSDSGESSPPSPGLEKFPGNRDSDRASSCKDAIARLSSESEEDEEIIPLSERLRGKLVNSELSKTSILLSEAQQLSSCDAVCKARGTVLRQNYKQVVTDCREQLLPKASDTQTRTPVSSWEISDSDQDDATEDSKRVLLHQPPVCLSDSPTQNSRSLVAEASSEMSPLQKKSKHSQEERERARQAALQRRREREVQKGQREQDRERKKALANMLKAQRPEECLKHITVVLDPVLLQIEGGGQVLSALQSMNCGCVIESQAVPCSITWRRRRAGSSQAEEGSWIEEPNILVLVRLEDFVSMIYSYRQEVQGGTEGPKETLRSFVACVMERAPGKTLALAVVELEKYFRSHKVQPRKKLRQAVLNGSQVEGQGKRKKRKGKRDSGPELSRVKVEEALVDLQLHTGVQVRILESWKELGDFASTFTKAVAEAPFKQEREKTGFSFYLESEWCRGVKVDRSGKGLSQVWKRQIQQFNRVSLEMASAIVAAYPSPLLLDQAYRRCLSEREQQNLLADIPVRRGNGVTATSRRIGPELSKRIYLQMTSHHPDLSLNVTG, from the exons ATGGCCCTGCAGTCGGATGAGAGCGACGTTGAGGACCTGCCAAAGTTCACTTTTCTAAAGGAACAGCCTCCTGCGGTaaaaagcagcagctgccagaCTCCTTCAAAGGAGAGAGTTGTGGTGATCTGCAGCTCTGACTCAGGGGaatcctctcctccttccccggGGCTGGAAAAGTTCCCTGGCAACCGGGATTCTGACCGAGCCAGCTCTTGTAAGGATGCGATTGCAAGGCTGAGCAGTGAGagtgaggaggatgaggagataATACCCTTGTCTGAAAGACTAAGGGGGAAATTGGTGAACAGCGAGTTGTCCAAAACTAGTATTCTGCTTTCTGAGGCCCAGCAACTGAGTAGCTGTGATGCAGTGTGTAAAGCTAGGGGTACTGTGCTCCGTCAGAACTACAAACAAGTGGTTACTGACTGCAGAGAACAGTTGCTGCCAAAGGCTTCTGACACCCAGACAAGAACCCCTGTCTCATCCTGGGAAATTTCAGATAGTGACCAAGATGATGCCACAGAGGATTCCAAGAGGGTACTTTTGCACCAGCCTCCAGTTTGTCTATCAGACTCTCCAACCCAGAATAGCAGGTCTCTGGTGGCAGAGGCAAGTTCAGAAATGTCCCCCCTTCAGAAGAAGTCGAAACACAgccaagaggagagagagagggctcGTCAGGCTGCGTTGCAGAGGAGGAGGGAGCGGGAAGTGCAGAAAGGGCAGCGGGAACAGGACCGAGAGAGGAAAAAGGCACTTGCCAACATGCTGAAGGCCCAGCGACCAGAGGAGTGCCTGAAGCACATAACAGTGGTGCTGGATCCAG TTCTCTTGCAGATAGAAGGAGGTGGGCAAGTCCTCAGTGCTTTGCAGTCCATGAACTGTGGCTGTGTGATTGAGAGTCAGGCTGTTCCCTGTAGCAtcacctggaggaggaggagggctgggtCATCTCAG GCTGAAGAAGGCAGTTGGATAGAAGAACCCAATATCCTGGTTCTGGTTCGCCTGGAGGATTTTGTATCCATGATCTACAGCTACAGGCAG GAAGTCCAGGGTGGCACAGAAGGACCGAAAGAGACTTTACGGAGCTTCGTAGCTTGTGTCATGGAGAGAGCTCCTGGGAAAACTCTAGCACTGGCTGTAGTTGAACTAGAAAAATATTTCAG ATCTCACAAAGTTCAGCCCCGGAAGAAGCTGCGGCAGGCAGTGCTGAATGGAAGCCAAGTAGAAGGACAAGGGAAACGGAAAAAACGGAAGGGAAAGCGGGATTCTGGCCCAGAGCTGTCCAGGGTGAAAGTGGAAGAA GCATTGGTCGATCTGCAGCTTCACACAGGAGTCCAGGTTAGAATCCTCGAGAGCTGGAAGGAACTTGGAGACTTTGCCAGTACGTTCACCAAAGCAGTAGCTGAAGCACCATTCAA gcaagAGCGAGAGAAGACCGGCTTCTCCTTCTACTTGGAGAGTGAGTGGTGTAGAGGGGTGAAGGTGGACCGCTCAGGGAAGGGACTCTCGCAGGTTTGGAAGAGGCAGATCCAACAGTTCAACCGGGTGAGTCTGGAGATGGCCAGTGCCATTGTGGCCGCATACCCTTCTCCGCTGCTTCTGGATCAG GCCTATCGTAGATGCCTTTCAGAGCGGGAGCAACAGAACCTTCTCGCTGACATACCTGTGCGCCGTGGCAATGGCGTAACTGCCACGTCACGGCGGATTGGACCAGAACTCTCCAAACGGATTTACCTGCAGATGACCTCTCACCATCCTGATCTCTCTCTCAATGTAACTGGCTAG
- the LRRC59 gene encoding leucine-rich repeat-containing protein 59, producing the protein MAKAGGKGVNLKDKLDGNELDLSLSDLNEIPVKELGALPKATILDLSCNNLTSLPSDFCSLTHLVKLDLSKNQLQQLPSDFGRLVNLQHLDLLNNRLVMLPVSFAQLKNLKWLDLKDNPLDPTLAKVAGDCLDEKQCKQAAIRVLQHMKTIQSEQDRERQRRLQAEREMEKKREAEQRAREAQERELRRREKAEEKERRRREYDALRAARQEMETQAKKESSEIPKLSSVSHPSQLPRQRRSWFQALLKLLLLIFLCAVSTVAVCRVTELQRQSLCISVNALYENVVTALQSHKIVQNVLHQNSQQ; encoded by the exons ATGGCAAAAGCTGGAGGAAAAGGAGTAAACCTGAAAGACAAACTTGATGGCAATGAATTGGATTTGAGCCTGAGTGACCTGAATGAGATACCAGTCAAAGAACTG GGTGCCCTTCCAAAGGCTACCATATTGGATTTGTCCTGTAACAACCTCACTTCCCTACCG TCGGACTTCTGCAGTTTGACCCACCTGGTGAAACTTGATCTGAGTAAAAATCAGCTTCAGCAGCTCCCCTCAGACTTTGGTCGCCTGGTTAACTTGCAGCACCTGGACCTCCTGAACAACCGATTAGTTATGCTACCAGTCAGTTTTGCACAGCTCAAG AATCTGAAGTGGTTGGATCTGAAGGACAATCCCTTGGATCCTACCCTGGCCAAAGTGGCAGGAGACTGCCTGGATGAGAAGCAATGTAAACAGGCTGCTATCAGA GTGCTGCAGCATATGAAAACTATCCAGTCTGAGCAGGATCGAGAAAGGCAACGAAGGCTACAAGCAGAGCGAG AAATGGAGAAGAAGCGTGAAGCAGAGCAGCGAGCAAGGGAGGCTCAGGAGAGGGAACTCCGGAGGCGAGAGAAAGCAGAAGAGAAGGAACGCAGGAGACGGGAGTATGATGCACTAAGAGCGGCAAGGCAAGAGATGGAAACACAAGCGAAAAAAGAAAGCAGTGAGATCCCAA AGCTTTCATCAGTTTCTCATCCATCTCAGCTGCCCCGGCAGAGGCGCTCCTGGTTCCAGGCATTGTTGAAGCTGCTGCTCTTGATATTTCTGTGTGCCGTTAGTACTGTGGCTGTTTGTCGGGTGACGGAGCTGCAGCGCCAGTCTCTGTGCATCAGCGTGAACGCTCTCTATGAGAATGTGGTAACTGCTCTGCAAAGCCACAAAATTGTGCAAAATGTATTACATCAGAACTCGCAGCAATGA